CATCGATATAACCCCTTCTTGCATGGTGTATCTTGTATGTGATATACATGTAGAACGACTTTCTTTAACCTAATAGAATCGGCACAAAGGAAATGAACACATACTTAGCCTGGATATGTGATCTCTACCAATGAAATTCATAGCGACTGTAACCCTGGGAATAAGTTGGAGTTATTTTCCTCTTTAAATAAGAATGCAGGCAGCTGTTAATACAATGCGCAAGTTCATAAATGGGTTATCTTTCACTTGGTTGTAAGCAGGTTATAAATCTTACACTTGAAAGCAGCTCAGAAAAAAAAGGCAGGTAATTCGTTTGCTCTTTATCAGCCTACCGTGATGTTTTCAGCATAAAAGATATCCTTGTGGTTCTATGAAAAGAGCATTCATTGTTGTAGCTGATGTTACAGCTGCAGTTATGGGTTGTTTGCGAAAGAGAGCATTTCTTTTGCTGCGAGAAAAAAATTTGGTACCAAAATATACCGTTTTTACAGGATATACTGGTTTTAGAACATATAGGGGTGAATATGACAGGAAATGAAAATTTCGGCACTTAAGTGTTTCAAGAACTAAAGACAAGGTTATCAACAATGATCTCTAGGATCGAAGGTGCACAAATGCTAGCCCTCTGCTGGGAAGCTAACCGCACATGATTCTTTTTGCTGCAAATAAATCACTCTCGCTCACTTTCGGAGAAATAGAAAGAAGGCATTCTGTCAGCCTGCGTCAAGATCCTAAAGCCGACTCAGTAAAACATTCACATAAGAAGAAGTGCACTAAGGCATTCGCCTCAGATGTTGAATTTGGTCAATTTGGATAATTTTGTCTATCAAAGATGACGTCATCACAATCATAAAAATTTGCCCTAGCTCGACCTACGAAAAATACACTACGTTTTTTACAACAAAGTTTGAAGTTTTTCAATGGTTGTAATATTTTACGACGGTTTTCTTCAATTCGAACCTATTTCTGTAGGGTTATAAAATATGTCCATAAACGTATATTGTATGATATGCGACACATGAAAGTTACAGTTCATGAAATCATAGCTATGcgttttttttcaaaaattgataCTCGGGAACTTCTGGCATAAACAACGatttgtcaatttttttttcacaagatgTAGTAAGGGCTTAAAGCACAGCCATTATAAAAAAAGTTCCAGGACTGAGCTCGTAAAAAAATAGGGTCAGCTTCAccctagtggtgcgaagactgggcaaacagcgaagctggcgaccccacatAGCTTTATCTCgattcggccaagtttttgcgaggttatgcttagAGACTCGGCCACGTTCGCACAAGATccccccggaatcatcgacagcccaagaagcaacgaacactcggtcattaaagtatctggacgcttctggacgctcaaacgcctTTGTttggtttcgcgggctcgtaactccggatcttctgcgaatcgccgacgctTCGCcaccgcttcggcggcgcgacacccgggatcggaccgaagtcgccTCACTCGCTCTAGAAGAGCAtggcggcggctttcgcgccatgcttcctcttcttcgggagtgacgctcttcttcggccgccccatcttcgcggcgatagGCTCAGCGCGGAGACGTCGGGGTTTTTGTGTCGCTGTGGCAGCGACACTGAGCTGCATATCCTGTGGTTCGGCGCAGTAACGTCACAGCTTAGCTCTGCCTccgcgcagccgcggcaaccactccgcacagagcggtgacgtcatggctcggcaaagctaacgCGAAGCGCTGCGGTGCGCGCGATGACgccacggctcacgcagctgtggcgaggctcggcacggtcggcgcagctggggcgaagtgTTGCTAGGCGAcaatggtgacgtcatcgccaggccgAGGTTTGGTGGCGTACACTCAAAGGACCGTCCCCGAGCTTTAACAGTTTCGATAGTTCagaggagtatgtgccattgcgcttggaccttttcttcacaacctccaggatcggcccacatttcaggCGTACACCACCGggctacctccagcttaaacagcttcactgttaataatttattccgcttgcAAACTAATCAGTCTAAGCCTTGTCAAAACGTCCCATCTATGCACAGCTGATGCCGTTTCCGTACATCTAGAAAGCAAGCACAGAAATACTAAACTCTGTCTTCTCTTCCGCTTTCACTTCTGAGCCCAACACTGAACTCCCAGACTGTCCTTACCTCAACCACCCAACCATGCCGACATAACATTTGACGCATACGGCATCGCCAAGCTAATAGAATCCCTCAATTAACATCGTCGGCCGGCATCGATGGAATCAATTCCAAAATGCTTAAGAACACTGCACACATCTCTAGTGTAATTTTGTGTCACAATCTTTCAGCAATCATTATCATCTGGAGGGTTGCCGCAAGACTGGGAAAATAAGTAAGATAATTCCAGTGCCAAAAAAGTATCATCGTCATCGTGCCACAATTACCGTCCAATTTCCCTCACCAGTGTTTGTTCCAAACTAATGGAGCATATAATCTACTATCATATTGTAAAGTTCCTAACATCGCTAATTTTTCAATCCTAATCAACACGGCTTTCAGAAAGGCATGTCCTGCGAGACTCAACTAGCTCTGTTCGTTAATGACATAAGCTCACATCTTGATCAAAACGTACCTGTAGATGCCCTCTTCCTAGATTtccaaaaggcattcgacaaggttcctcaTGAACGACTCTTCCTAAAGCTATCGCGTCTAAATCTTAACCCTCTTGTTCTCCAATGGTACGCAACTTTCTGACTAACCGTCAACAGTTCGTTTTCGCTAACCAATGCTCGTCTAATCTATCACCCGTTATCTCCGGTGTGCCGCAAGCACGGTCCTAGGACCACCTACTCTTCTTAATATACACTAACGACTTACCGAAGGTTGTTCTTCGAAAATTcgtttgttcgctgatgattgcgtaatATATCGTCCTATTACTAATGACGCTGATTCTCGTTCACTCCAGTCCGACCTTAACATCATTGAAACGTGGTGTAATAACTGGCTAATGTCTCTCAACGTCAAGAAAACGTCGCTACTTACTTTCCACCGTCGCCAATCATTTATTTCAGCTAAATACGCTATCGCTGGTgctgaaatatgtgccgtcaccTCTTATAAGTACCTAGGTGTTAACCTATCCAGTACCTCGGTTGGTCTTCACACATTTGCAACATTAGCAATGATGCCAATCGTGTTCTATGTTACCTGCGCCGTAATCTTCGTCTCGTACCCTCTTCAGTAAACTACTAGcatatttaacatttgttagaccCAAACTGAATACGCATGctcagtgtgggacccataccaatctaacctGGCGACAGCACTAGAATCTACGTCAGGAACAGTCTTCGCCTGCAGCAGAGTTGTGTTGTAAGAAGTATCAGATGACAAGAAGTTTAATGGCAAGCCCTGAATCCGAGTAAACAACTGCACAATATATGGTGACTGCCTAAATTCCTCACTGCATTGGCTTATTGCCTAAAGCATAGCCACTAATATGTACAGTTTAAATGGAGCTTCATCGCAGCACAGATGAACAAAATGTTATCAATTTTGGTGGAGTATCTGTATGGAACCATCAATAAACGATATAAATGAGATACTCATACTCAAACGAGaaccagttactttcttaacaaaacgtcgctttatgcatggAATCGCAAAAGTGGAAcaccgatgcatttctccgcgaagttcaggaattaatatctcaaaactggtgccaacctgagaattcgttccaagtggatccgccttgcgaactccacggctaagaTTTCTAAATTGCCATATGTGCCACAAGGTAAcaagttaaaaacttaatttgtcaatttttttaattagtggattatgcattgcaattattttgcaagtaatgtccgcctcttcgagtagaccagctcatgaactagaattgtgatatctgccacaggcaacctttaaaaatttttgaaagtgttcgctgaaaaaccCTGCGTATTAAGTTTTCATGCATGCCAAGCCTTTGACTTGGCTAAACTCTCTACCTAATACTGAAATTATTCTCACCACCGAGCCTGTATATTGACATTCTGTGTAATGTTCCCGGTTTCCTtgttgtacattttttttttgtatatgcaATTTGGATGCACGGTGGGCAGCTATGTTCTGGGAACAATGTAATAGGGTAGTGCATGTTCGAGAGACTCACAAGACCCAAATGAAATGTATCATATCATTTTGTTCACTGCTGTTCGTACTCTCCACAAAGCCATAATATAAAAGCCAGCATGAATGTGTTCTTCTTTGTCTCCGCAATATACCTTCATATCACGTGTGCAAAAGTGGCTTTATTGCGCACTGTGACAGGACACATACTTATAGCATTAAACATGAATGAAATAGCCACCGCAAAAATTTATTAACACTGGTAGGATGAGGGATGCCCTAAGTTTCGACAAGGCAACTTGTCTTCATCACGATCCAGGCGAAGTCTAGTGCCATTGTCCAAACCTTGGCTTCAGTCTGATATATCCCTTATTTGACCACTTTTTATTATTTAGAATCTCCATCAGCTCGTCAACCTCTGTCCTTAGATTTCTGCTGAAAGAACGAAGTGTGTCGGAACACGTCAGAACCTACCACCGAAGGTATCTGCTGCCGGCTTGCTTTCTTCTTGCCAGTTGTGCAACAGTGAATGGGTCTCGGATTTCTTAGCAGCATAACGAAGACCATGACGTTCATAACAATTCCGCCGAACAGCAGCATGCCACCTTGGAAGCCGTAAGTATTGAAGAGGACGGTCAGTATAGGAGGAAACACTAAACCCGAAAGGGACCAGCCTACGAACTTGCAACCAGTGGCCACTCCTCGATACTTCATGAAGTACGTGGCATTGTAAACAGACAGCATAATCACCATGATTCCGCAGCCGATACCTGAAATGCACAATAAAAATCTTGGTATTATACTCGCGGAGAACTTTCTGCGAcagtgaagggaaagctacagaggccaagcgcgcacaagcgagatcGCTTCTGAAAAGattcccgcgttttaatccacgttggtttaggctggggaagaggaaacataaacagcttattagccacagttaaataagacagaacacgcctctgagtgtaaaagtttacttattttgcggcttttcgcTTCCGCGTACGggaaaacgcgaaaccgtcgcacgt
This region of Dermacentor silvarum isolate Dsil-2018 unplaced genomic scaffold, BIME_Dsil_1.4 Seq718, whole genome shotgun sequence genomic DNA includes:
- the LOC125941958 gene encoding uncharacterized protein LOC125941958, which produces MGVIYGIGCGIMVIMLSVYNATYFMKYRGVATGCKFVGWSLSGLVFPPILTVLFNTYGFQGGMLLFGGIVMNVMVFVMLLRNPRPIHCCTTGKKKASRQQIPSVVGSDVFRHTSFFQQKSKDRG